A region from the Canis aureus isolate CA01 chromosome 10, VMU_Caureus_v.1.0, whole genome shotgun sequence genome encodes:
- the C10H9orf43 gene encoding uncharacterized protein C9orf43 homolog isoform X4 — MRRPYIHLPQKDLPNKDVIGNTDRSPKVNHRLTKLSVLNLNETQLPSPQDVRNMVVIWIPEQPEKQMSPAEKKHVVPSQDWRKGRMKSTVKDSFLYEKQKTETQLGPPEMIVPPPSPVNFFEQLSTESIPFWNQFDMVPQDLLKDLLPNEGKTMPSLEMKTQLAMMKKKPPLEKSRPDSAISAKMFLSVHRLTLQRPALRYPKHLNKFYYNLNTEGHKKQQWQQKQLQQKLKTPPRRQIQRVPVSLQEAKKKPKSDPGSQDILHKCSGAVAYGPRYGHRTLLGRKSDKKQPQRMKSEGPTSRQSHRERENERERQRHRQREKQAPCTGNPTWDSILGLQDCALGQRIPKGDHRWNTLRIIRIPFLIRMILSYPRQNPLKRTSVLRRRLCWHPKGGAQRTFQTAHLEEGGALSSNC; from the exons ATGAGGAGACCCTACATTCATTT GCCTCAGAAGGATTTACCTAACAAAGATGTAATCGGCAATACTGATAGATCTCCTAAAGTAAATCACAGATTAACAAAG CTTTCAGTGCTGAATTTGAATGAGACACAACTTCCCAGCCCTCAAGATGTTAGAAATATGGTTGTAATCTGGATCCCAGAACAACCAGAGAAGCAGATGAG TCCAGCTGAGAAGAAGCATGTTGTTCCCAGCCAGGactggaggaagggaagaatgaaATCTACAGTG aaAGACAGTTTTCTCTatgaaaagcagaaaacagaaacacagctGGGACCTCCGGAGATGATTGTGCCCCCTCCGTCGCCAGTAAACTTTTTTGAGCAACTAAGTACAGAGTCCATACCTTTCTGGAACCAGTTTGACATGGTCCCTCAGGATCTACTGAAGGA CCTCTTGCCCAATGAAGGGAAAACCATGCCTTCTCTGGAGATGAAGACACAATTGGCCATGATGAAGAAGAAACCACCCCTGGAAAAGAGCCGACCCGACAGTGCCATTTCTGCTAAGATGTTTTTATCTGTACACCGTCTCACCCTGCAG agACCAGCATTGAGATATCCTAAACATTTGAATAAATTCTATTATAACCTAAACACAGAAG GTCACAAGAAGCAGCAGTGGCAGCAGAAGCAGCTGCAGCAGAAGTTGAAAACACCACCTAGGAGACAG ATACAGAGAGTTCCTGTCAGCTTGCAG GAGGCCAAAAAGAAACCCAAGAGTGATCCCGGGAGCCAGGACATTTTGCACAAATGTTCAGGTGCCGTGGCTTATGGCCCACGCTATG GTCACAGAACTCTACTGGGTCGGAAAAGTGACAAAAAGCAGCCACAGCGGATGAAGTCGGAAGGACCCACCTCGAGACAG tcacacagagagagagagaatgagagagagaggcagagacataggcagagggagaagcaggctccatgcactgggaacccgacgtgggattcgatcctgggtctccaggattgcgccctgggccaaag GATTCCAAAAGGAGACCACAGGTGGAATACTCTGAGAATTATCCGGATTCCTTTCCTGATAAGGATG ATCCTGAGTTATCCAAGACAGAACCCTCTAAAAAGGACATCAGTGCTCAGAAGGCGGTTGTGCTGGCATCCCAAGGGAGGAGCCCAGAGGACCTTTCAGACAGCACATCTAGAAGAAGGTGGAGCCCTGAGCTCAAACTGCTGA